A genome region from Acipenser ruthenus chromosome 29, fAciRut3.2 maternal haplotype, whole genome shotgun sequence includes the following:
- the LOC131702088 gene encoding mitochondrial glutamate carrier 1-like isoform X1, translating into MSQKQMSLPAKLINGGIAGIVGVTCVFPIDLAKTRLQNQRNGQQVYRSMLDCLIKTVRSEGYFGMYRGAAVNLTLVTPEKAIKLAANDFFRHHLTKDGKGVNVFKEMLAGCGAGTCQVIITTPMEMLKIQLQDAGRLAAQQSAKAPIVTSAKLATTSAVPRRAYNVGPVPLNGKVSATQIAQELLRTQGVWGLYRGLGATVLRDVPFSIVYFPLFANINKLGKPSEDESAPFYHSFLAGCIAGSTAAVAVNPCDVIKTRLQSLNRGAHEESYSGIVDCARKVLRKEGPSAFLKGAGCRALVMAPLFGIVQVVYFVGVGEHVLSYSPYNVISS; encoded by the exons ATGTCCCAGAAACAGATGAG CCTTCCTGCCAAGCTGATCAATGGCGGTATTGCTGGTATCGTGGGAGTCACCTGTGTGTTTCCCATCGACCTGGCAAAAACCAGGCTGCAGAACCAGAGGAATGGCCAGCAGGTCTACAGGAGCAT GTTGGATTGTCTGATTAAGACTGTGCGATCTGAGGGGTATTTTGGGATGTACAGAG GTGCTGCAGTTAACCTGACCCTGGTCACACCAGAGAAAGCAATTAAACTGGCTGCTAATGATTTCTTCCGTCACCACCTTACCAAAGACGG GAAGGGGGTGAATGTATTCAAGGAGATGCTGGCTGGCTGTGGTGCTGGGACCTGCCAGGTTATTATAACCACTCCAATGGAGATGCTCAAGATCCAGCTGCAGGATGCTGGCAGACTGG CTGCTCAGCAGAGCGCGAAGGCTCCCATTGTAACCAGTGCTAAGCTGGCCACTACCAGTGCAGTACCCCGCCGAGCCTACAACGTGGGACCAGTTCCCCTGAATGGGAAAGTCTCTGCCACACAGATCGCACAGGAGCTGCTGCGAACACAGGGAGTCTGGGGTCTTTATAGGGGTCTAGGAGCCACGGTGCTGAG GGATGTGCCTTTCTCCATTGTCTACTTCCCTCTGTTTGCGAACATTAACAAGCTGGGCAAGCCGTCTGAAGATGAGAGCGCCCCTTTCTACCACTCGTTCCTGGCTGGCTGCATCGCTGGATCCACAGCAGCTGTTGCTGTCAACCCCTGCGATG TGATTAAGACCCGTCTGCAGTCCTTGAACAGAGGAGCCCATGAGGAAAGTTACAGTGGGATTGTGGACTGCGCTAG GAAAGTGTTGAGGAAGGAAGGCCCCTCTGCTTTTCTGAAGGGAGCAGGCTGCAGGGCCCTGGTCATGGCCCCTCTGTTTGGAATCGTTCAAGTGGTCTACTTCGTGGGAGTGGGGGAACACGTCCTGAGTTACAGTCCGTACAATGTGATCTCTTCATAG
- the LOC131702088 gene encoding mitochondrial glutamate carrier 1-like isoform X2: MFLGAAVNLTLVTPEKAIKLAANDFFRHHLTKDGKGVNVFKEMLAGCGAGTCQVIITTPMEMLKIQLQDAGRLAAQQSAKAPIVTSAKLATTSAVPRRAYNVGPVPLNGKVSATQIAQELLRTQGVWGLYRGLGATVLRDVPFSIVYFPLFANINKLGKPSEDESAPFYHSFLAGCIAGSTAAVAVNPCDVIKTRLQSLNRGAHEESYSGIVDCARKVLRKEGPSAFLKGAGCRALVMAPLFGIVQVVYFVGVGEHVLSYSPYNVISS; encoded by the exons ATGTTTTTAGGTGCTGCAGTTAACCTGACCCTGGTCACACCAGAGAAAGCAATTAAACTGGCTGCTAATGATTTCTTCCGTCACCACCTTACCAAAGACGG GAAGGGGGTGAATGTATTCAAGGAGATGCTGGCTGGCTGTGGTGCTGGGACCTGCCAGGTTATTATAACCACTCCAATGGAGATGCTCAAGATCCAGCTGCAGGATGCTGGCAGACTGG CTGCTCAGCAGAGCGCGAAGGCTCCCATTGTAACCAGTGCTAAGCTGGCCACTACCAGTGCAGTACCCCGCCGAGCCTACAACGTGGGACCAGTTCCCCTGAATGGGAAAGTCTCTGCCACACAGATCGCACAGGAGCTGCTGCGAACACAGGGAGTCTGGGGTCTTTATAGGGGTCTAGGAGCCACGGTGCTGAG GGATGTGCCTTTCTCCATTGTCTACTTCCCTCTGTTTGCGAACATTAACAAGCTGGGCAAGCCGTCTGAAGATGAGAGCGCCCCTTTCTACCACTCGTTCCTGGCTGGCTGCATCGCTGGATCCACAGCAGCTGTTGCTGTCAACCCCTGCGATG TGATTAAGACCCGTCTGCAGTCCTTGAACAGAGGAGCCCATGAGGAAAGTTACAGTGGGATTGTGGACTGCGCTAG GAAAGTGTTGAGGAAGGAAGGCCCCTCTGCTTTTCTGAAGGGAGCAGGCTGCAGGGCCCTGGTCATGGCCCCTCTGTTTGGAATCGTTCAAGTGGTCTACTTCGTGGGAGTGGGGGAACACGTCCTGAGTTACAGTCCGTACAATGTGATCTCTTCATAG